A genomic stretch from Lathyrus oleraceus cultivar Zhongwan6 chromosome 2, CAAS_Psat_ZW6_1.0, whole genome shotgun sequence includes:
- the LOC127123705 gene encoding uncharacterized protein LOC127123705 — translation MISDLTDAYVGFVTYIQQHDHLPTFATARSRLELEESTMLQRAARESHASSVSAALMAKAPATEPTPKPSSYASNSQLSPSTYRGHRGKKPNRGGRNSGRGNRGQQQQQQWQPWNYPPWQQWGPWNYPHCPYPTSYLNRPNNGPKPQQNGILGPKPQPAAFNVNTTSPTDIESAFSTLNLAQPDPSWYMDTGATSHMTSDRKNSKYADWGECPDTRSSTSGYCVYLGDNLLSWSSKRQPTLSRSSAEAEYRGVANMVFESC, via the exons ATGATATCCGATCTCACTGATGCATATGTTGGGTTTGTCACCTATATACAACAACACGACCATCTCCCCACCTTTGCCACAGCACGATCACGGTTGGAACTCGAGGAATCAACCATGTTGCAGCGTGCCGCTCGCGAATCACACGCCTCCTCTGTTTCGGCCGCTCTCATGGCCAAAGCTCCGGCCACCGAACCTACACCCAAACCGTCATCATATGCTTCAAACTCCCAACTATCTCCATCGACATATCGCGGTCATAGAGGAAAGAAACCGAATCGTGGCGGTCGAAATTCTGGAAGAGGAAATCGTGggcagcaacaacaacaacagtgGCAGCCATGGAATTACCCACCTTGGCAACAATGGGGTCCTTGGAATTACCCACATTGCCCTTACCCAACCTCATATTTGAATAGACCAAATAATGGTCCTAAGCCCCAACAAAATGGAATTCTTGGGCCCAAACCTCAGCCGGCTGCTTTCAATGTTAATACTACCAGCCCTACTGACATTGAAAGTGCTTTTAGCACCCTCAATCTTGCTCAGCCAGACCCCTCTTGGTACATGGACACCGGAGCCACCTCTCACATGACAtctgatcggaaaaatagcaagt ATGCAGATTGGGGTGAATGTCCTGACACTAGAAGTTCCACTTCCGGCTACTGCGTGTATCTTGGAGACAATCTACTTTCTTGGTCGTCTAAACGACAACCCACACTCTCACGCTCTAGTGCTGAAGCAGAATACCGTGGAGTTGCCAATATGGTATTTGAATCATGCTAG